The following are encoded in a window of Qipengyuania soli genomic DNA:
- a CDS encoding MFS transporter, whose product MAISAASDTIAPPPAERLPTRLKIFHGFGSIAYGIKENGFATFLLLFYNQVVGIDAGLVGTAIMVALIADAFVDPVIGELTDRTQTRWGRRLPWLYGAPIPLALAWMMLWSPPEGSNTLVLGWLIGWAIIVRSLVSMCEVPSVALVPELTADYDERTILMRYRFLFGWAGGLLILIMAYGIFFKDSGETDPAGYYAYALSGAVLMAGAVLLSALGQHKRVAHPSPPQPRHAGGLRAIAAEMRKTLSNRAFLWLVFAALFAFTNQGIAFSLTNYFLGFLWQFTQGEKVAYGLLLFVTMMAAFVIIPPLARRLGKREAALIAGATSVTFNAGLFLSYYFGIFPGLPGKPSVAAMFAMIFLANTAAITLMVLSSSMMADVVEASQAETGRRSEGLFFAGYFFMQKCATGAGIFLAGQILSWAAFPIGAAPGEVAQDIISNLALGYVVVLSAVGFTGLMVLRRFPIDRASHERRLAVLSDAARADLDAEGMHP is encoded by the coding sequence ATGGCAATTTCCGCCGCCAGCGACACGATTGCCCCGCCCCCGGCGGAGCGTCTGCCGACGCGGCTGAAGATATTTCACGGCTTCGGATCGATCGCCTACGGCATCAAGGAGAATGGCTTCGCCACCTTCCTCCTGCTGTTCTATAATCAGGTGGTGGGGATCGATGCGGGACTGGTCGGCACCGCCATCATGGTCGCGCTGATTGCGGATGCTTTCGTCGACCCGGTCATCGGGGAACTGACCGACCGCACCCAGACGCGCTGGGGGCGCCGCTTGCCTTGGCTCTACGGCGCGCCGATCCCTCTCGCGCTTGCCTGGATGATGCTGTGGAGCCCGCCGGAAGGCAGCAACACGCTGGTCCTCGGCTGGCTCATCGGCTGGGCGATCATAGTGCGCTCGCTGGTTTCAATGTGCGAAGTGCCCTCCGTCGCGCTCGTGCCCGAACTGACCGCCGATTACGACGAGCGCACCATCCTCATGCGCTATCGCTTCCTGTTCGGCTGGGCAGGCGGACTGCTGATCCTGATCATGGCCTACGGCATCTTCTTCAAGGACAGCGGAGAGACCGATCCGGCCGGATATTACGCCTACGCGCTTTCCGGCGCGGTACTCATGGCAGGAGCAGTGCTCTTGTCTGCGCTGGGACAGCACAAGCGGGTGGCGCATCCTTCTCCCCCGCAACCGCGTCACGCGGGCGGCCTTCGCGCTATCGCCGCCGAGATGCGCAAGACCCTGTCCAACCGTGCCTTCCTGTGGCTGGTCTTTGCAGCCCTTTTCGCCTTTACCAACCAGGGCATCGCATTTTCGCTGACCAACTATTTCCTCGGCTTCCTGTGGCAGTTCACGCAAGGCGAAAAGGTCGCATACGGGTTGCTCCTGTTCGTGACGATGATGGCAGCCTTTGTAATCATCCCGCCACTCGCCAGACGGCTTGGCAAGCGGGAGGCGGCCCTGATCGCAGGGGCCACCTCGGTCACGTTCAATGCCGGACTGTTCCTCAGCTACTATTTCGGGATTTTCCCAGGCCTTCCCGGAAAGCCCTCGGTTGCAGCCATGTTCGCGATGATTTTCCTCGCCAACACAGCGGCGATCACACTGATGGTGCTGTCGAGTTCGATGATGGCCGACGTGGTCGAGGCATCGCAGGCCGAAACCGGGCGCCGCAGCGAAGGCCTGTTCTTTGCCGGCTATTTCTTCATGCAGAAATGCGCGACCGGTGCCGGTATTTTCCTCGCCGGACAGATCCTGAGCTGGGCCGCCTTCCCGATCGGTGCCGCGCCGGGAGAGGTGGCACAGGACATCATTTCCAACCTCGCGCTCGGTTACGTTGTGGTGCTGTCGGCAGTCGGGTTCACCGGTCTGATGGTGCTGCGTCGCTTCCCCATCGACCGCGCGAGCCACGAACGGCGGCTGGCTGTGCTGAGCGATGCTGCGAGGGCAGACCTCGACGCTGAAGGGATGCACCCGTGA
- a CDS encoding SDR family NAD(P)-dependent oxidoreductase produces MRFSGKTVVVTGAASGIGAAAAALFAREGAIVFASDIDVAGGEKLAAGTEGDVRFVECDVCDTASIKALMDRAAAETGGIDVVFNNAGAGGARPDISEIEPDEWDRTMDLLLRSVAMGIRYAVPHMMHRKGTSIVNVSSVAAVGPGYSPTAYAVAKAGVLHLTKCAAMDLAKHGIRVNAVQPGFINTNIFTSSLEVPDEIKDMAKAAIAQLSSNAQPVARGGQPIDIANAVAFLASDAASFITGQSMIVDGGLTVGPRHSWDAEAPRMFSTLEAMVEQAQAAKQNA; encoded by the coding sequence ATGCGATTCTCGGGCAAGACGGTTGTCGTCACCGGTGCGGCATCAGGCATCGGGGCTGCTGCGGCTGCGCTTTTTGCACGCGAAGGTGCCATTGTCTTTGCGAGCGATATCGACGTCGCTGGTGGCGAAAAGCTGGCTGCCGGGACCGAAGGCGATGTCCGTTTCGTCGAGTGCGATGTCTGCGACACTGCAAGCATCAAGGCGCTGATGGACCGCGCCGCTGCAGAAACCGGCGGTATCGATGTCGTCTTCAACAATGCCGGTGCGGGCGGCGCGCGGCCGGATATTTCCGAGATCGAACCCGACGAGTGGGACCGCACGATGGACCTGCTGTTGCGCTCGGTGGCGATGGGCATCCGCTATGCCGTGCCGCACATGATGCATCGCAAGGGCACGAGCATCGTCAACGTGTCGAGCGTTGCCGCAGTCGGCCCGGGCTATTCGCCGACGGCTTACGCCGTTGCCAAGGCTGGTGTGCTCCACCTGACGAAGTGCGCGGCGATGGACCTCGCCAAGCACGGCATCCGCGTGAACGCGGTCCAGCCGGGCTTCATCAACACCAACATCTTCACCTCCAGCCTCGAAGTGCCGGACGAGATCAAGGACATGGCAAAGGCGGCAATCGCCCAGTTGTCCAGCAACGCGCAGCCAGTGGCGCGCGGCGGCCAGCCGATCGATATCGCCAACGCGGTCGCGTTTCTTGCCAGCGACGCGGCGAGCTTCATCACCGGGCAGTCCATGATCGTCGATGGCGGCCTGACGGTCGGCCCCCGGCATAGTTGGGATGCCGAGGCTCCGCGCATGTTCTCCACTCTGGAGGCCATGGTCGAGCAGGCTCAAGCGGCCAAGCAGAACGCCTGA
- a CDS encoding acyl-CoA dehydrogenase family protein, which translates to MSDTDLEGFRAETRAWLEANCPPEMREPVRDEDDVYWGGRNATFKNDAQKAWFEACRDKGYTVPAWPKEYGGAGLSPAQAKVLREEMAAIGARPPLSSFGIWMLGPALLHFGTEGQKQRFLNEIARGEIRWCQGYSEPGSGSDLVSLQTYGEDKGDHWVVNGQKIWTSYADKADWIFCLVRTDKENKYQGITFMLYDMASPGVSTKPILLISGSSPFCETFFDDVEVPKSYGEDVPAYVGQVNRGWDVAKYLLGHEREMISGADGGDRTSAIGAAMLRLSGELDPVLRAELAQFDVDALAYSAMGEKFLDEIKVGKAHPAQPNMMKYAGTELNKRRHELMMAAGGTRALEWDSGETDGGKPSRNWLRTKANSIEGGTSEVMLNVISKRILDLPGA; encoded by the coding sequence ATGTCCGACACGGATCTGGAAGGCTTCCGCGCGGAAACGCGCGCGTGGCTGGAAGCGAACTGCCCCCCCGAAATGCGCGAGCCCGTTCGCGACGAAGACGATGTCTATTGGGGCGGCCGCAACGCGACTTTCAAGAACGACGCGCAGAAGGCCTGGTTCGAAGCCTGCCGCGACAAGGGCTACACCGTGCCCGCATGGCCGAAGGAATACGGCGGTGCCGGGCTCTCGCCGGCACAGGCAAAGGTCCTGCGCGAAGAGATGGCGGCCATTGGTGCACGTCCGCCGCTGTCGAGCTTCGGCATCTGGATGCTCGGCCCGGCGTTGCTCCACTTCGGCACCGAGGGGCAGAAGCAGCGTTTCCTCAACGAAATCGCCCGGGGCGAAATCCGCTGGTGCCAGGGCTATTCCGAACCCGGCTCGGGTTCGGACCTCGTTTCCCTGCAGACCTATGGCGAGGACAAGGGCGACCACTGGGTCGTCAACGGCCAGAAGATCTGGACCTCCTATGCCGACAAGGCCGACTGGATCTTCTGCCTGGTCCGTACGGACAAGGAGAACAAGTACCAGGGCATCACCTTCATGCTCTACGACATGGCCAGCCCGGGCGTGTCGACCAAGCCGATCCTGCTGATCAGCGGCAGCTCGCCCTTCTGCGAGACCTTCTTCGACGATGTGGAGGTGCCCAAGAGCTACGGCGAGGACGTTCCGGCCTATGTCGGTCAGGTCAACCGCGGCTGGGATGTCGCCAAGTACCTGCTCGGCCACGAACGCGAGATGATCTCGGGCGCCGACGGCGGCGACCGGACCAGCGCGATCGGAGCTGCCATGCTGCGCCTGTCGGGCGAACTCGACCCGGTGCTGCGTGCCGAACTGGCCCAGTTCGATGTCGATGCGCTCGCCTATTCGGCGATGGGCGAGAAGTTCCTCGACGAAATCAAGGTCGGCAAGGCGCATCCTGCACAGCCGAACATGATGAAATACGCCGGTACCGAGCTGAACAAGCGTCGCCACGAACTGATGATGGCCGCGGGTGGCACACGGGCGCTCGAATGGGATAGCGGCGAGACCGACGGCGGCAAGCCATCGCGCAACTGGCTGCGCACCAAGGCGAACAGCATCGAGGGCGGCACGTCCGAAGTCATGCTGAACGTCATTTCCAAGCGTATCCTCGACCTGCCGGGAGCCTGA
- a CDS encoding acyl-CoA dehydrogenase family protein produces the protein MPLYYDDDQTMLAETASQFMAEEGSIKNQLRHWRDRNCKDGFGHGLWKQFAEMGFTGMLVGEDDGGLGMGQVEANIVLEEIGRNLTPSPFLSSSVLAATALKHGSNDVKGRWLPDLVSGDKVYAVAIDEGIKHRPERIACRAEKSGNGFRLSGKKDFVVYGASSEMIVVAARTSGSDADKDGVTLFAVPQDAAGMSHDSVRLVDASMASHVTFDNVELDGDAVIGEVDGGRDVLNAMLISGRVGSAAEGVGVARGAMDMTVDYIKQRKQFGKVIGEFQALQHRASHLYSEVEIARAVTIKAAQLFDAGSEKADLMASVAKAKVAKVAGLAVREGVQMHGGIGMTDEYDIGLYMKRERALQEFLGDQYYHAGRVAEMSGY, from the coding sequence ATGCCTCTGTATTACGACGACGACCAGACCATGCTGGCCGAAACCGCCAGCCAGTTCATGGCCGAGGAAGGTTCGATCAAGAACCAGCTGCGCCACTGGCGCGACCGCAACTGCAAGGACGGCTTCGGCCACGGACTGTGGAAGCAGTTCGCCGAGATGGGCTTCACCGGCATGCTGGTGGGCGAGGACGACGGCGGACTGGGAATGGGCCAGGTCGAGGCGAACATCGTGCTCGAGGAAATCGGGCGCAACCTGACACCCTCACCGTTCCTGTCGTCTTCCGTGCTGGCCGCCACCGCGCTCAAGCACGGCAGCAATGACGTGAAGGGCCGCTGGCTTCCCGACCTCGTTTCGGGCGACAAGGTCTATGCCGTCGCTATCGACGAAGGCATCAAGCACCGTCCCGAACGCATTGCCTGCCGCGCCGAGAAATCGGGCAACGGGTTCCGCCTGTCGGGCAAGAAGGACTTCGTGGTCTACGGCGCGTCGAGCGAAATGATCGTCGTCGCGGCACGCACGTCCGGCAGTGATGCCGACAAGGACGGGGTCACCCTGTTTGCCGTGCCGCAGGATGCTGCCGGCATGAGCCATGACAGCGTCCGACTGGTTGATGCCTCGATGGCCAGCCATGTGACCTTCGACAATGTCGAACTCGACGGCGATGCCGTGATCGGCGAGGTCGATGGCGGTCGCGATGTGCTCAATGCGATGCTCATTTCCGGTCGGGTGGGCTCGGCTGCCGAGGGTGTCGGCGTCGCTCGCGGGGCGATGGATATGACCGTCGACTACATCAAGCAGCGTAAGCAGTTCGGCAAGGTGATTGGCGAGTTCCAGGCCCTCCAGCACCGCGCATCGCACCTCTATTCCGAAGTCGAGATCGCCCGCGCCGTGACCATCAAGGCCGCCCAGTTGTTCGACGCCGGAAGCGAGAAGGCCGACCTCATGGCCAGTGTCGCCAAGGCCAAGGTTGCCAAGGTCGCCGGGCTGGCGGTGCGCGAAGGCGTCCAGATGCACGGCGGTATCGGCATGACCGATGAATACGACATCGGCCTCTACATGAAGCGCGAACGTGCCCTGCAGGAGTTCCTGGGTGACCAGTACTACCACGCAGGCCGCGTGGCCGAGATGAGCGGATACTGA
- a CDS encoding SDR family oxidoreductase → MNLEDLFSLKGRVALVTGGSRGIGKMIVEGFLAAGIDRVYITARKIHEIEETCDELGEKVIGIQGDISTIAGIEALVEEISAREDKLDILVNNAGAAWGVDYEEFPEAGWDKVMDLNVKTPFFLTQKLHGLLTAAASPERPGKVINITSIDGQRVNPWETYSYQASKAALIHLTRRMAARLVKDHIYVTSLAPGAFPSSMNRAARDHEAESAAGIPNKRVGDKYDMGGTAVYLASRAGDYTIGETLTVDGGIVNALLPSHFAQP, encoded by the coding sequence ATGAACCTTGAAGACCTGTTCAGCCTCAAGGGGCGCGTCGCCCTCGTGACCGGGGGCAGCCGCGGCATCGGCAAGATGATCGTCGAAGGCTTCCTCGCTGCCGGCATCGACCGCGTCTACATCACCGCGCGCAAGATCCATGAGATCGAGGAAACCTGCGACGAGCTGGGTGAGAAAGTCATCGGCATCCAGGGCGACATCTCGACCATCGCCGGGATCGAGGCGCTGGTGGAGGAAATCTCGGCACGCGAAGACAAGCTCGACATCCTCGTCAACAATGCGGGCGCCGCATGGGGCGTCGATTACGAGGAGTTCCCGGAAGCCGGGTGGGACAAGGTCATGGACCTCAACGTCAAGACGCCGTTTTTCCTGACCCAGAAACTCCACGGCTTGCTGACTGCCGCTGCCTCGCCCGAACGGCCGGGCAAGGTGATCAACATTACCTCGATCGACGGCCAGCGGGTCAATCCGTGGGAGACTTACAGCTACCAGGCATCGAAGGCGGCGCTGATCCACCTGACACGGCGCATGGCTGCACGTCTGGTCAAGGACCACATCTACGTCACCAGCCTTGCACCCGGGGCCTTCCCGTCGAGCATGAACCGCGCGGCGCGGGATCACGAGGCGGAAAGCGCCGCAGGCATCCCAAACAAGCGCGTCGGCGACAAGTACGACATGGGCGGCACTGCCGTTTATCTCGCCAGCCGTGCGGGAGACTACACGATCGGCGAGACTCTCACCGTCGACGGCGGCATCGTCAACGCCCTGCTGCCGAGCCACTTCGCCCAACCCTGA
- a CDS encoding SMP-30/gluconolactonase/LRE family protein, producing the protein MSRTQRLVADGIHFAEGPRWREGRLWFSDFYAHRIYSVSEAGGDMRVELQLKGEEQSSGLGWMPDGSLLFVKMQAQELWRRWPDGRLERHADLSGIATFWCNDMVVDAKGRAYVGNFGFDLDAELSARGPESVLANHPTTPMALVEMDGTVRSAAGNEHFGFPNGTVITPDDKTLIVGETLAGRLTAFDIADDGSLTNRRVWASTLPHIPDGICLDSEDAIWIADPLAPRCVRIAEGGEVLEIVETEGLNCYACMLGGADGRTLFTLTAPSSHREHASAEKAGRIYACTVDVGRAGLP; encoded by the coding sequence ATGTCCCGCACCCAGCGCCTCGTCGCCGACGGCATCCACTTTGCCGAAGGGCCGCGCTGGCGTGAGGGGCGGCTGTGGTTCTCCGACTTCTACGCTCACCGCATCTATTCTGTGAGTGAGGCCGGCGGCGACATGCGGGTCGAACTCCAGCTTAAGGGCGAGGAGCAATCCTCGGGTCTCGGCTGGATGCCCGACGGCTCGCTGCTGTTCGTCAAGATGCAGGCACAGGAGCTTTGGCGGCGCTGGCCGGACGGACGGCTGGAACGCCACGCGGACTTGTCCGGCATCGCCACCTTCTGGTGCAACGACATGGTCGTCGATGCGAAGGGCCGGGCCTATGTCGGCAACTTCGGCTTTGATCTCGACGCGGAGCTGTCGGCACGTGGCCCGGAGAGCGTGCTCGCCAACCATCCGACCACGCCGATGGCGCTGGTTGAGATGGACGGGACGGTCCGCTCAGCTGCGGGGAATGAACACTTCGGCTTCCCCAATGGCACGGTGATAACTCCCGACGACAAGACGCTGATCGTTGGTGAGACTCTGGCTGGACGGCTAACCGCTTTCGATATTGCCGACGACGGCTCACTCACCAATCGGCGTGTGTGGGCCTCGACCCTGCCGCATATTCCCGATGGCATCTGCCTCGATTCTGAAGATGCGATCTGGATCGCGGATCCGCTGGCGCCACGGTGCGTGCGGATAGCGGAAGGCGGTGAGGTTCTCGAAATCGTCGAGACCGAGGGTCTCAATTGCTACGCCTGCATGCTTGGCGGAGCGGACGGGCGCACGTTGTTCACGCTGACGGCGCCTTCTTCGCATCGCGAACATGCAAGTGCCGAAAAGGCTGGCCGAATCTACGCCTGCACCGTCGATGTGGGGCGCGCCGGTCTCCCCTGA
- the gmk gene encoding guanylate kinase, with amino-acid sequence MADSTASTSDTVRPNLARRGLMFILSSPSGAGKTTISRMLLDADEEIRLSVSVTTRPPRPGEIDGTHYYFVDDAEFDRMVEEDDFYEWAHVFGHRYGTPKGRIRSALKEGQDFLFDIDWQGTQQLYQKDRQDVVSVFILPPSLAELRRRLESRAQDSADVIDARMDRARGEISHWAEYEYVVVNDDVDACFEKVRAILEAERMERTRQTGLIPFVRELMA; translated from the coding sequence ATGGCCGATTCCACTGCATCCACCAGCGACACTGTCCGACCCAACCTCGCACGGCGCGGGCTCATGTTCATCCTGTCCTCTCCCAGCGGCGCGGGCAAGACGACGATCAGCCGCATGCTGCTGGATGCGGACGAAGAAATCCGCCTGTCGGTCAGCGTCACCACCCGCCCGCCGCGTCCGGGCGAGATCGATGGAACCCACTACTATTTCGTCGACGATGCCGAGTTCGACCGCATGGTCGAGGAGGACGACTTTTACGAATGGGCGCATGTATTCGGGCACCGCTATGGCACGCCCAAGGGCCGCATCCGTTCTGCGCTGAAGGAGGGGCAGGACTTCCTCTTCGACATCGACTGGCAGGGTACGCAGCAGCTCTACCAGAAGGACCGGCAGGATGTCGTCAGCGTGTTCATCCTTCCGCCCAGCCTTGCCGAACTGCGCCGCCGTCTCGAAAGCCGCGCCCAGGATAGCGCAGACGTGATCGATGCTCGCATGGATCGCGCCCGCGGAGAAATCAGCCACTGGGCCGAATACGAATATGTCGTGGTCAACGACGACGTCGACGCGTGCTTCGAGAAGGTGCGTGCAATTCTCGAAGCCGAGCGGATGGAGCGAACCCGGCAAACCGGACTCATCCCCTTCGTGCGGGAACTTATGGCCTGA
- a CDS encoding SspB family protein has product MSDDTPDSLIPYDSIVQEALRAVVGRVLGEIEDTGGELPGAHHFYITFKTHAPGVVIPQNLRERFPDEMTIVLQNKFWGLNVREDGFSVGLSFNQVPAELDIPFAAITQFVDPAVDFGLQFQATVADMAPAPTELPENDGPEDGTPKTDDGSNVVTVDFGRKK; this is encoded by the coding sequence ATGAGCGACGACACGCCCGACAGCCTGATCCCTTACGACTCCATCGTGCAGGAGGCTTTGCGTGCAGTTGTCGGCCGCGTGCTGGGCGAGATCGAGGATACCGGCGGCGAACTGCCGGGGGCCCACCACTTCTACATCACCTTCAAGACCCATGCGCCCGGCGTGGTCATCCCGCAGAACCTGCGCGAGCGGTTTCCCGACGAAATGACCATCGTGCTGCAGAACAAGTTCTGGGGCCTCAACGTGCGCGAGGACGGGTTTTCCGTCGGCCTGTCGTTCAATCAGGTCCCGGCTGAACTCGACATCCCATTCGCCGCGATCACCCAGTTCGTCGACCCGGCTGTCGATTTCGGCCTCCAGTTCCAGGCAACCGTCGCCGACATGGCTCCGGCGCCGACCGAACTGCCGGAGAACGACGGCCCCGAAGACGGCACGCCCAAGACCGACGATGGCTCCAACGTCGTGACGGTCGATTTCGGCCGCAAGAAGTAA
- the hisB gene encoding imidazoleglycerol-phosphate dehydratase HisB, whose product MRTGRIERNTAETKILVEVDLDGTGKYEVATGIGFLDHMVEQFAKHSLIDVTMKVDGDLHVDQHHTTEDSALALGQALSAALGDKGGIARYGSAYSPMDETLARVALDISGRPYLVWKAGFSQEKLGEWDTELIEHWFHSVAQTCGLTLHVELLYGTNNHHICEAIYKGFARAMRAAVEVDPRKGGAIPSTKGQLGG is encoded by the coding sequence ATGCGAACAGGCCGTATCGAACGCAATACTGCGGAAACGAAGATTCTCGTCGAGGTCGATCTCGACGGGACGGGCAAGTACGAGGTGGCGACAGGGATCGGCTTCCTCGACCACATGGTCGAACAGTTCGCCAAGCATTCGCTGATCGACGTGACGATGAAGGTCGATGGCGACCTGCATGTCGACCAGCATCACACGACCGAAGACAGCGCGCTGGCGCTCGGCCAAGCACTTTCCGCCGCACTCGGCGACAAGGGCGGGATCGCCCGCTACGGCAGCGCCTATTCGCCGATGGACGAAACGCTGGCACGCGTCGCGCTCGACATTTCGGGCCGCCCCTATCTCGTGTGGAAGGCCGGGTTCAGCCAGGAAAAGCTGGGCGAGTGGGACACCGAGCTGATCGAACACTGGTTCCACTCGGTTGCCCAGACCTGCGGCCTGACGCTGCATGTCGAACTGCTCTACGGCACCAACAACCACCACATCTGCGAAGCGATCTACAAGGGCTTCGCCCGCGCCATGCGTGCCGCGGTCGAGGTCGACCCGCGCAAGGGCGGGGCCATCCCGAGCACCAAGGGGCAATTGGGTGGCTGA
- the hisH gene encoding imidazole glycerol phosphate synthase subunit HisH, which translates to MAEVVALVDYGAGNLHSVENALRKVGASVTVTADPDVVRAADRIVLPGVGSFKACAEGLHAAKGVVEAMHERVFVGGAPFLGICVGMQLLATRGLEHAVTPGLDWIPGEVRLIKPSDETVKVPHMGWNDVALTPHAKYHDLVENGEAYFLHSYHFHAESGKDVLAMTDHGGGLVAAVGRDNIAGVQFHPEKSQHYGLAMLGRFLEWNP; encoded by the coding sequence GTGGCTGAGGTCGTCGCCCTCGTCGATTACGGCGCGGGCAATCTGCATTCGGTGGAGAACGCGCTGCGCAAGGTCGGGGCGTCGGTCACGGTCACTGCCGACCCAGATGTGGTGCGCGCTGCGGATCGCATCGTCCTGCCCGGCGTGGGTAGTTTCAAGGCATGTGCCGAGGGGCTTCATGCGGCGAAGGGCGTGGTCGAGGCGATGCACGAGCGCGTGTTCGTCGGCGGTGCGCCGTTCCTCGGCATCTGTGTCGGGATGCAATTGCTCGCCACCAGGGGCCTCGAACACGCGGTCACTCCGGGGCTCGACTGGATTCCGGGCGAGGTGCGGTTGATCAAACCTTCCGACGAGACGGTAAAGGTACCGCACATGGGCTGGAACGACGTCGCGCTGACGCCGCACGCGAAGTACCATGACCTGGTCGAGAACGGGGAGGCCTACTTCCTCCACTCCTACCACTTCCATGCCGAGAGCGGTAAGGACGTGCTCGCGATGACCGACCATGGCGGGGGGCTGGTGGCGGCAGTGGGGCGCGACAATATCGCCGGGGTGCAGTTCCATCCCGAGAAGAGCCAGCACTACGGGCTCGCCATGTTGGGCCGTTTCCTGGAGTGGAATCCGTGA
- the hisA gene encoding 1-(5-phosphoribosyl)-5-[(5-phosphoribosylamino)methylideneamino]imidazole-4-carboxamide isomerase produces MIVFPAIDLKNGQVVRLAEGDMDRATIYGDDPVAQALTFAEAGAEHLHVVDLDGAFAGESRNREVVERIVEAFPGYVQLGGGIRNPEAVEGWFDLGVARVVIGSAALKDPEFVKDMAREYEGGIVVAVDAKDGMVATEGWAEVSDVSVVDLARRFEDAGVASLLFTDIGRDGLLKGVNIDATLDLARRVDLPVIASGGVKGLDDIHVLSLHAREGIEGVITGRALYDGRLDLAAALAMAARA; encoded by the coding sequence GTGATCGTCTTTCCTGCCATCGACCTCAAGAATGGCCAGGTCGTCCGCCTGGCCGAAGGCGATATGGACCGCGCGACTATCTATGGCGATGATCCGGTAGCCCAGGCGCTGACCTTCGCCGAGGCAGGGGCGGAGCATTTGCATGTGGTCGATCTCGACGGCGCCTTCGCGGGCGAGAGCCGCAACCGCGAAGTGGTCGAGCGGATCGTCGAGGCCTTTCCGGGCTATGTCCAGCTCGGCGGCGGCATCCGCAATCCCGAGGCCGTCGAAGGGTGGTTCGACCTCGGTGTCGCGCGGGTCGTGATCGGTTCGGCGGCATTGAAGGACCCCGAATTCGTCAAGGACATGGCCCGCGAATACGAAGGCGGCATCGTCGTCGCGGTGGACGCCAAGGACGGCATGGTCGCGACCGAAGGCTGGGCCGAAGTGTCCGACGTCTCGGTGGTCGACCTTGCCCGCCGCTTCGAAGATGCGGGCGTCGCCAGCCTGCTGTTCACCGACATCGGCCGCGACGGTCTGTTGAAGGGCGTGAATATAGACGCAACACTCGATCTTGCACGCCGTGTAGACCTTCCCGTAATCGCCAGCGGCGGTGTTAAAGGACTGGACGACATTCACGTGCTTTCGCTCCACGCACGCGAAGGGATCGAAGGCGTGATCACCGGGCGCGCGCTCTACGATGGTCGGCTGGACCTCGCGGCGGCTCTGGCGATGGCGGCGCGGGCGTGA
- the hisF gene encoding imidazole glycerol phosphate synthase subunit HisF produces the protein MTVRVRVIPCLDVRDGRVVKGVNFVDLKDAGDPVEQAQAYDRAGADELCFLDISASHEGRGTLLDMVRRTAEVCFMPLTVGGGVRSVEDARELLLAGADKVAVNSAAVARPELVREIAEKFGSQCVVASVDARAAVQSDGAFRGWEIYTHGGRKPTGIDAVEHAQRLAELGAGELLVTSMDGDGTKEGYDLELTRAIADSVSVPVIASGGVGTLEHLVEGVTRGHASAVLAASIFHFGQHSIAEAHAALRNAGIPARG, from the coding sequence ATGACCGTCCGCGTTCGCGTCATTCCCTGTCTGGACGTGCGGGACGGGCGCGTGGTGAAGGGGGTCAATTTCGTCGACCTCAAGGATGCCGGCGACCCGGTCGAACAGGCGCAGGCCTATGACCGGGCGGGGGCGGACGAACTCTGCTTCCTCGATATTTCCGCGAGCCACGAGGGGCGCGGGACTCTGCTCGACATGGTGCGGCGGACTGCGGAGGTGTGCTTCATGCCGCTTACCGTCGGCGGCGGGGTGCGCAGTGTCGAGGATGCGCGCGAACTGCTGCTGGCAGGCGCAGACAAGGTCGCGGTCAACAGTGCGGCCGTCGCACGGCCCGAACTGGTGCGCGAGATCGCCGAGAAGTTCGGCAGCCAGTGCGTCGTCGCCAGCGTCGATGCACGCGCGGCGGTGCAGTCGGACGGCGCCTTTCGCGGGTGGGAAATCTACACCCACGGCGGGCGCAAGCCGACCGGGATCGACGCGGTGGAACACGCCCAGCGTCTAGCCGAACTCGGCGCGGGCGAACTCCTCGTCACCTCGATGGACGGCGACGGAACCAAGGAGGGCTACGACCTCGAACTCACCCGCGCGATTGCCGACAGCGTTTCGGTGCCGGTCATCGCCAGCGGCGGTGTCGGTACGCTCGAGCACCTGGTCGAGGGCGTGACGCGCGGCCATGCCAGCGCCGTGCTCGCGGCCTCGATCTTCCATTTCGGCCAGCACTCGATCGCCGAGGCACATGCCGCGCTGCGCAATGCCGGCATCCCTGCCCGCGGTTGA